One genomic segment of Ipomoea triloba cultivar NCNSP0323 chromosome 9, ASM357664v1 includes these proteins:
- the LOC116029702 gene encoding uncharacterized protein LOC116029702, producing the protein MHPPYLGFHEKEELRLLMGHKVHHLANYVIGRVVEIYSPVEKVIAGKLSRLIDFVLEDTSQRQVKCTLWDDHVDELSSYFNSAVADPLILLIQLCRAKIMDNGEVRICSSFDTTQLFFNHSCKEFRELRNMSNHYNTKLTPLRRIQSSSRLCGANMDFSQGSNDLVDNYCKRKLIEKGGMMVCGGCKSFWHEGVVRYKVIVRVADDTGDAPMLIWDRECSDLVDASASDLLAKYPEGNKGIPPELGCLHGLSMLFRILMKKDQAESYYSAFTFLSICRDENVLAQHCSNMLGGSEIDGISGDGHCVSGDFFSFDEEDCVAVEEVSQCSSLENVTGLEDFEEGFGVDGAPKK; encoded by the exons ATGCATCCGCCCTACCTTGGTTTCCATGAGAAAGAGGAACTTAGGCTTCTTATGGGACACAAGGTCCACCACCTCGCGAACT ATGTGATTGGGCGTGTGGTTGAGATTTATTCTCCTGTTGAGAAGGTCATAGCCGGTAAACTGAGTAGGCTAATTGATTTTGTGCTTGAAGACACTAG TCAAAGACAAGTAAAGTGTACCTTGTGGGATGATCATGTTGATGAGCTAAGCTCGTATTTTAACTCTGCTGTTGCTGATCCTCTCATACTGTTGATTCAGCTGTGCCGAGCTAAAATAATGGACA ATGGTGAGGTGCGAATCTGCAGCTCTTTCGACACCACGCAGCTGTTTTTTAACCATTCGTGTAAGGAGTTTAGGGAACTAAGGAACATGTCAAATCA CTATAACACGAAGTTGACACCACTGCGACGTATCCAATCTAGCAGCAGACTGTGTGGTGCTAATATGGACTTTAGTCAGGGCAGTAATGATTTGGTG GATAACTACTGCAAGAGAAAGCTTATTGAGAAGGGTGGAATGATGGTTTGTGGTGGTTGTAAAAGTTTTTGGCATGAAGGAGTCGTTAGATATAAGGTAATAGTTCGTGTAGCTGATGATACTGGAGATGCCCCGATGCTGATATGGGATCGTGAATGCTCTGATTTGGTCGATGCTTCTGCGTCTGATTTATTGGCTAAATACCCTGAG GGGAATAAAGGAATTCCCCCAGAGTTGGGATGTTTACATGGGTTGTCAATGCTATTCAGAATTCTCATGAAAAAGGATCAAGCTGAGAGTTACTACTCAGCCTTCACATTTCTTAGCATTTGTAGAGATGAAAATGTTCTTGCCCAGCATTGTTCAAATATGTTGGGAGGCAGTGAAATAGATGGTATTTCTGGTGATGGGCATTGTGTTTCTGGG gatttcttttcttttgatgAGGAAGATTGTGTGGCAGTTGAGGAGGTTTCTCAGTGCTCTAGTTTAGAAAATGTGACTGGTTTGGAAGATTTTGAAGAGGGGTTTGGTGTGGATGGTGCACctaaaaagtaa